The bacterium genome window below encodes:
- a CDS encoding class I SAM-dependent methyltransferase, whose amino-acid sequence MSEHKCRFCGTGLERTFADLGESPLANSFVKPSDRDQPEAVFPLRVLICSDCLLVQLPEFETPENIFSDYAYFSSFSDTWLDHARRYVEEMTARFGLSEDSQIVEVASNDGYLLRFFKERGIPVLGVEPAANVAQAAIADGIPTEIRFFGETAARELAKEGYEADLLLGNNVLAHVPDLNDFVHGLEALLKPDGVITMEFPHVMRLMEHNQFDTIYHEHFSYLSLATVRRVFAAHGLRIFDVQELSTHGGSLRIFAAHETGQKHPDEPSVQALLETEAARGMNRIETYLGFDQQAVSTRKRLLEFLDSLKAKDASIAAYGAPAKGNTLLNYCGIGSEVIDYTVDRNPHKQGKLLPGSRIPVYSPEKLRETRPDYVFILPWNLRDEISSEWAEIADWGGRFFVAIPEVEVL is encoded by the coding sequence GTGTCTGAGCACAAGTGCCGGTTCTGCGGCACCGGCCTCGAGCGCACCTTCGCCGATCTCGGCGAGTCGCCGCTCGCCAACAGCTTCGTCAAGCCGAGCGATCGCGACCAGCCGGAGGCCGTCTTTCCTCTTCGCGTCCTAATCTGCTCCGACTGCTTGCTCGTTCAGCTGCCGGAGTTCGAGACCCCGGAGAACATCTTCAGCGATTACGCCTATTTCTCCTCGTTCTCCGACACCTGGCTGGACCACGCGCGCCGCTACGTCGAGGAGATGACCGCAAGGTTCGGTCTCTCTGAAGACAGCCAGATCGTCGAGGTCGCCTCGAACGACGGCTACCTGCTGCGCTTCTTCAAGGAGCGGGGTATTCCGGTTCTGGGAGTCGAGCCGGCGGCCAACGTCGCCCAGGCCGCGATCGCCGACGGCATCCCGACCGAGATTCGCTTCTTCGGCGAGACCGCGGCTCGCGAGCTCGCCAAGGAAGGCTACGAGGCCGACCTGCTGCTGGGCAACAACGTCCTGGCCCATGTACCGGATCTCAACGATTTCGTACACGGGCTCGAGGCCCTGCTCAAGCCGGACGGGGTCATCACCATGGAGTTTCCGCATGTCATGCGGCTCATGGAGCACAACCAGTTCGACACGATCTATCACGAGCACTTCTCCTACCTTTCGTTGGCCACGGTACGGAGAGTCTTCGCCGCGCACGGTCTGAGAATCTTCGACGTCCAGGAGCTGTCGACCCACGGCGGGTCGCTGCGGATCTTCGCGGCGCATGAGACAGGCCAGAAGCATCCCGACGAACCGTCGGTCCAAGCTCTCCTGGAGACCGAGGCTGCTCGCGGAATGAACCGGATCGAGACCTACCTTGGCTTCGATCAGCAGGCCGTCTCGACCCGGAAAAGGCTTCTCGAATTTCTTGACAGTTTGAAAGCGAAGGACGCTTCGATCGCGGCCTACGGAGCGCCCGCCAAGGGCAACACGCTGCTGAACTACTGCGGCATCGGATCCGAGGTCATCGACTACACGGTCGATCGCAACCCACACAAGCAGGGCAAGCTGCTCCCGGGCAGCCGGATCCCGGTCTACTCTCCCGAGAAGCTCCGCGAGACCCGACCTGACTACGTCTTCATCTTGCCGTGGAACCTGCGTGACGAAATCAGCAGTGAGTGGGCCGAGATCGCCGACTGGGGCGGGCGCTTCTTCGTCGCGATTCCGGAAGTCGAGGTTCTCTAG